The genome window TACAATTAGGTGGACATTGTGATGGAGAAAGCATTGTATATCAATCTGCATTAAGAGAAGCGAAAGAAGAATCTGGTTTAAAATCGATTGATTTTATCGATATTGAAAATTTTCCAAATATTTTAAGTGATGCCAAAATACCACAGCCTTTTGATATAGATATTCATTATATTCCTGAGAGGAAAAATGAACCAGGACATTTTCATTATGATATACGTTATTTATTGTTTTCTAAGGATGAAAATATAACAATTTCTGAAGAGTCGCTTGATCTAAAATGGATCCAAATTAATGAGATAAATTTTTATTCCAATGAAGTAAGCTGTCTTCGTCAAGTAGAAAAATTAAAATATTTAATAGCTAAGTTAAAGAGGTAATTTGAATTGAACGTGAAAGCTGTTGCGATAGATTTAGATGGAACACTTTTAAATAAAAAACACGAAGTTAGTGAGTTTTCAAAAAATATTTTGCAACAGTTAAGTAATTCTGGAATAAGAATCATATTAGCCAGTGCCAGGCCTATAAAATCAGTTTTAAAAATTGCCGCTGAAATTGGGTTAGCGAATTACCCAATGATAGCTGGAAATGGCGCAATTATAGCAAGTGCAACTGATAATATTTTATTTCGTGCATCTATAGATGCAGATGAACTTATTAAATTGTTTCAAACATTAAAATGTCATGATCAATTTAATACTCTTACTTTGCATATATATTCGGATTTTGATTGGTATATCCCATTTTTAACAAATAAAGCTCAAGAAGAAATTGATATTATAGGATTTAACCCCACAGAAATAAATAAACAAGTATTAGAATTAAAAAATCCAGTACAAAAAATTATGCTGGTAGGGAATCCAGTAGTTCTTGTAGAAATAAAAAAATATATAGAAACAAATTTGCAGAAAGTAAATTGTGTATTTTCTAAATCCGATTCTTTAGAAATAAATGCATTAGGTGTTTCTAAGTTTTTAGGAGTTTCGACTTATGCACAGTTATATCAATTTTCGTTATCAGAATTTATTGCCTTTGGAGATGGCGATAATGATGAATTAATGCTTAAAAATTGTGGCATTGGTGTGGCAATGGCAAATGCTACGGAATTAGCAAAAAAGGGAGCAAAGTTCATTACTGAAACAAATGATGAAGACGGAGTAGCTGTTTTTTTAAAGAACTATTTTAAATTATCCCAATACTGACATAATAAAGAAAAAGTATAATCTTCTTCTTTTTTGGCCTTTTTCTCATCAAGTAAAATATTTTTTATATATTCTTTGTCCTCATTTTTACAAAATGTTTCGCTTTTTTCTACTACATAAGAATAATTAATGGGGACTTTTGTAGCTGATAAACAGCCGAAAAGTATAGTTGAAAAATAAAAACTAGGGATTATAAAAATAAAATAATTATTTAATTTACTCACATAAAATGCATTTAGTTTAGGAATTAAATTTTTTGGTAAAAGAAACTCATTTTTATTTTGTGTAGTTTTATTTTGCTTCATTTTATTAATCATAAAAAATAATGGATAAAAACTAAAAGGAAATAGACTCCAAATTTTATGTGTAGATGGTGGTGTTATTGAAAAAACAAAAAGAATAGTTGTTATTATAGGAATAGTAATTAATACAAAATTAAATTTATCTTCTATTTTAAATTTAGTAGTATTTAAAATTAAACTTTTCCAAGCATTTTTATATAAGTAAAACAGTGCTGAAAATACTATTATAAAAACCGTAATGATAATTGAAAAAATAAAAAATGGTAAAAGAAGAGGTGAATTAAATAAATATTCTTTGTTAATATTTCTAGTTACTTCAGAGGCAGAAAAAGAAATGAGTCTTATTAAAATATGAAAGTAGGAAAAAATGTTTTCAAAATTAAAGTTTATACTATCTAAAAAATTTCCATTTAAATTCCAATTATTAACAGGTTTGCTTTTGTTTGAAAATTTATCAATCAGATAGGGTAAGAGAAAAATAAATCCTGGTAAAACTGCAAGTGAGAAAATAGAAAATTTTGGTATTTTAATCATTTTTTTGAAAAATAGTATTGAAATAAGAACTGGATATATTAAGAACTGTAAATTTAATTGTAGCATAAATAATATGGGGAAGTACAAAAGATAATTTCCTAAATTACTATCTTTATTTTCAATTACTTTATAAATTCCAAGAAAAAATAAAGTTGTAAATAAAATTAGAAATGAAGGATTCCAAGCATATGAATATATTATGTTCATAGGATTAAGAACTATAAAGAAAAATATAAATAGTTTGTTTAATTTATTAAATATTCTTGAATAAATTAATGCAAGAATAATGCATGAAATTAAATTAATAATTTGAGCAAAACAAATAATTCCATAAGGATTACCAGCTGAAAAAAATAGAGGAAAAGCAGCTAAAATTCCTTGCAAACTTCCAGGAAGAACAGAATCTACATAAACAACAGGTGACCCATGAATAGGAAGAATATTTTCATTAAATAATTTAAAACCTAAATCAAAAATTCTTGCTTGATCTCTTATATACCATGAATAGTAGCCATACCAGCACCTTATAATTAGTGACAACAAAACTATGAAAGTGTAAAGAAAAAGAGTTTTTGAATAGCTATTTTTTAAAAATTTAAGCATTTATTATATTTACCTTTTTAAATCTTTCTAGTTAAGAAAAGTATTAAAATTCATTTCAATACTTTTCATCAGATTGTTAGTATTATTTATAATTCAATAAGTAACCAAAGCTAAGTTCAGTAATTAACATATTAAGAATAACTATAGGCATTTTTTTGACTATAGAAGTTCTTCGAAAAATTAAATACACAAATGAAAGGAAAATACTAGGAGAATTTTATGTCAATTGCAATAAATATCATTGCCGGAGTTAATGCAGCTCTTTCAAGCATAATAACGTCAGGAAATGAAGCACATGTAATAACCAAAAATGAAGAAAAAAGTTTTCATATTGGAGACAAAGACATTTTAAAAAAAATGGTTGAACTAGAATTAGGTAAAAAACCTTTTGCTGCATATTTACATGGACCGACATCTTTTGGAAATTTGTACACAAAAAATGCATGGCAAGAAGTAGAAACTCACCTAACAGTAAGAAATGCGTCTATAACAAAATTTGAAAGCAGACCTTTTCTTGTAGAAACTAAATATTTCGCAAATCTAAGTAAAATAAAGGCTCAATTTAATGCAAGTATTTCAGCAAATGTTACTAACACAATTGAGTCTAATTGGAGCCATACAAATACTATTTCTTTTGATCAAGCATTTAATTATGGCATCCAATTTAATGGTGCAGGCTTAGGTGGAAACACAAATTTGCATTATGAGCATTCATGGGGAAAGGGAGGTTCTAAAACGGAATCATTTACAATAGGATCTTCATCAGGTTTATTAGTCGATTTAGAACCAGGACAAAATGTAATTGCCGAATTGCTTGCAAGTAAAGGAACGATTTATGCCAAAATTGAATATGAAACACACTTAGAAGGTGATATTGCAACCAATTACTTTTTGAAATTAAATGGAAGTCACTACTGGGCCGTTCCAATTATGCGCGCTATGAAAAACTATGGTCTTGAAAATTCAAAAAAAACAGAAGAAATAATTACGGTTGATTTTTATTCAAATTCAAGCGTAATTTTAAAAGATACTTCTGGTACTTTATTAAAGCAATTTTTCTTAGATAAGCAAGGGAATGTTTTATCTACTATTGATTTCTTAAAAAATAAAACTTTCTAAAATAAAAAACTATTTAAACGACAACAAAATTTAAAATTCTGTTAGCTACATAAATCGTTTTTTTAATTGTTTTTCCTTCTAAAGTTGCTTTAACATTAGCGTTGTTCATGGCAGCTTGTACTGCTTCATCTTGTGAAGCATTTAAGTTAATTAAAATTTCACCCCTATGTTTTCCATTGATTTGAACTCCAATTTTTACTTCATTATCAATAGTTAGAGCTTCATCATAAGCTGGCCATGTTGATAAAGAAAGAAATGGATATTCTTCATTATTTGGGGATATCTTTTCATCAAGGATACATTTATACCAAAGATCTTCTGCTAAATGAGGAGCAAAAGGGCAAAGTATTTTTAAAAATTGACCTAGTAGTTCTTTGTTTTTGCATTGAGAATCAGCTACATTATTCAAGAAGATCATCATTTGTGCTATTGAAGTATTAAAACTTAAATTTTGAATGTCTTCTGTTACTTTTTTAATAGTTTTATGTAGAATTTTTTTATCTTCTAAACTAGCAGGTTCCTCGTTTAATAAACTTTTTCCTTCATCGTTTAAGTAGAATCTTTCTATTCTACTTAAGAAACGATGAATTCCTGCTAAATTACTATCATCCCAATCTTTAGTTTGAGTCAAAGGTCCCATAAACATTTCATAAACTCGAAGAGTGTCTGCTCCATATTGCTCGACAACTTCGTCAGGGTTAATACCATTTCCTTTTGATTTTGACATTTTAGCGCCATCACGACAAATCATCCCTTGATGGACTAATTTTTGAAAAGGTTCATCGACTGGACAGACTCCGGCATCGTATAAAACTTTTGTCCAGAATCTTGAATATAATAAATGTCCGACGGCATGTTCTTGACCTCCTATATAAAGATCAACTGGCATCCAGTATTTTAATTTATTAAAATCTCCAATTGAATTAGAATTAAAAGGATCAATGTATCTTAAAAAATACCAACTACTACCAGCACTACCGGGCATAGTATCTGTTTCAATAAACTCAGTTTCACCTTTTTCATTACTTCTTTGTACCCAACTTGTTATTGCAGATAAAGGGCTTTTCCCATCTCCTGTGGGCTCATAACTGCTGACTTCAGGAAGGGTTAAAGGAAGTTCATTATCATTCAATGTTCTAATGATATTTCCTTTTGAGTCTTTTAGAATTGGTATTGGTTCACCCCAGTATCTTTGTCTACTGAATATCCAATCTCTTAATTTGTAAGTAATACTTTTTTCGCCAATGTTGTGTTTAGTTAAATGGGAAATTATTTTTTCTTTAGCTTCATCAACAGACAAGTTATTTAGAAAATCTGAATGAATAAGAAACCCATCTCCTGTATATGCTTCATTATTTATGTCAATTTTTAAGTTATCTGCTGAAATTACTTGGCGTATTTTTAAATTGAATTTTTTAGCAAATTCATGATCCCTAACGTCGTGCGCAGGAACAGCCATAATTGCACCACTACCATATCCCATTAAGACATAGTCACTGATCCAAATTTCGATTGGCTCATTTGTCACAGGGTTTATTGCAAAAGAACCAGTGAATACTCCAGTTTTTTCTTTATTTAATTCTGTTCTATCAAGGTCGCTTTTTCTAGAAGATGCTTCGCAGTATTCTGTAACTTTAGATTTTTGGGTTGCTGTAGTAAGTTTTTTTACTAATGGATGTTCAGGAGCAATTACCATGTAGGTTGCACCAAACAGAGTGTCAGGTCTTGTAGTAAAAACTTCAATTTTATCTTCAGGAAAGTCTTTAATTGTGAAGTATACTTTTGCTCCAACAGATTTTTTGATCCAATTGCGTTGAATTTCTTTAGTGGATTCTGGCCAGTCTAATTTATCGAGATCTGCTAAAAGCCTTTCTGCATAGGAAGTTATTTTTAACATCCATTGTTTCATCGGGATGCGAAATACAGGATGATTGCCTCTTTCACTTTTTCCATCAATCACTTCTTCATTTGCAAGAACCGTTTTTAATGCTGGGCACCAATTAACAAAAACTTCAGCTTGATAAGCCAAACCCTTTTTATGCAGTAATGTAAAGATCCATTGCGTCCAATGATAAAAATTTGGATCACAAGTAGCAATTTCTTTATCCCAATCATAAGAAAAACCAAGACTTTGCAATTGTTTTTTGAAGTTTTCTATTGAACGATATGTTACTTTAGAAGGATGTTCCCCAGTATCAATGGCATGTTGTTCAGCGGGTAAGCCGAAAGCATCCCAACCCATAGGGTGTAAAACGTTATAACCTTGCATACGATAGTATCTGGAGACAATGTCTGTAGCGGTGTAACCCATTGGATGCCCAACATGCAGACCTGATGAACTAGGATAGGGAAACATGTCCAGTGCATAGAACTTAGGTTTGTTAAGATTTTCAGAAGTTTTAAATATTTTCTTATTTTTCCAATGCTGTTGCCAGAATGGTTCTAACTGCTTGTGTTGATAAGACATGAAATTCCTCAAATACAAAAGAAAAAGAGAATGCACCAAGAGACAGATTTCGGGGCAATAGAAACAGTTATATTACTAACAAAGAACAAATAAATGCGGAAGTATCATTTGCAAGTTGAGTAGCTTTTTAAGCATCTTGAAGGGAAATTTGTGACGACCAAACATTTTGTCACATGTTTGTCACAAAATGTTTACAATAACTTGTCGAAGAGCTAAAATCAGAAATGCTTTCTAACACTGACATTTAAATTTTTTAGGAATTAGCATGCGGCTATCAAAAGATAAACTAGATTCTCTTTGTAAAATAAGGGACAAGTCTGGTTCTCGCTTTTATGAATTTTCTACTTCTTGGTGGGCTTTGTTTTTTTTCTTTATTTTGGTATCTGGTTGCGTTTTATGGAATCAACTCATACCATTTGAAAATCTAAAATTCGACCCCTATCCTTTCAATGGGTTACGAACTGTATTGGCATTAATGGGAGCTATTCAAACCCCTCTATTACTTCTTTACAGTAGAAAATCTACAGATTATAGAAAGCATTTGCTTGAACAAGATTTTGAACTTGAAAAAAAAATATTCAAGAAAATAGAAATTATGGAACGTGAAATGCGGAACAATCATAATGAATATTTACATGAATTAAAATATTTTTCAAAGATGAATAAAAAAATGAATAGAAAAAGAAATGCAATAAAATTAGAGCAAGTAACAGACAAGAAAGATTTTATTTCGCTAGAACAAACGCAAAGGGATTCTTTACAGGCAAAGAAGACTGAAAAGAATGAAAATATGACTGCTTAAATGCTTAATATTAATTCACCACATTTGCTACTTTAGGATGGCTTTTTTTCACATCTTTTACCGCAAAATATTTTACTAAACAAATTAATAACAAACTAAAAACAAATTGGCTAATAAGATCAAAGTAAATAGATTCATTTTGGCTTTTGAAATAGGCAAAAATTCCAATAGCGCTTAAATGAAATGGTAAAAAGATATGATATATAAAATTAAATTTGAATGATTTTTTTACTATATCAATTATTAAAGTACCAATAAAAAATACATAGAAAATAATTATAGTATATTTCAATGCTAAAGTGCCGCACCATAGAAGCATAATATTAGAAAAGTAGAAACTAAAAAAAGAAATTAAATTGAAATGTTTTACTTTAAAATTACTTGAAAAATTACTAGCTGATCTTGAAAAAATTACATAGATAGGAACATATGCCATTGTGAGAATAATAAGTGCGCAAAGAATGGCAATCATATTTTGCCAACCAGAAACTAAAGAAATAAAAACAAGTCCGATTAATAAATTTATTATATTAGCAATATAAGGGGAGCCAAACCGGTTTTTTGCAGAGATAAAAAAAGGAAGAAATCTGTTTTCAGCGATATTACCAAGGACTCGTGAAGCGGAAATTTTATAGCTCAAACCTGTTCCAAATGGTGAAACTATTGCATCTGCATAAAGTAGTACGCTAATAGAAGCAAAACCAAAAATAGCAAGCAAACCAGCTATAGGGCCAGCATCGCCTGCAAATTTAATATTAGCCCATCCATTTGCAATATATTCATTTGGTAAGGAGAGATTAAAAGAAATTTGAATTAAAACATAAACAAAACATGCTATTAAAATAGAACCAAAAACAGCAAATGGAACATTTTTTTGTGGATTATCTGTTTCATTTGCAAGAAATATTGCAGTTTGAAATCCGATAAATGAAAATGCGATTCCACAACCCGAAATTGCACTTAACATACCTGATATTCCGCTGCTGAATAAGTCAGTAGATAGATTTCTAATTGCATTAGTTGGATTATTAAATATAACAAAAATAAAAATACAGGCAACAAAAATTGGAATAAAAACTTTAAAAACAGTAATAAT of Pigmentibacter sp. JX0631 contains these proteins:
- a CDS encoding NUDIX hydrolase; translation: MFLNDFCTDRTFIIGSLQNYKSNILEKRFFQLSDHYREKETTIDEIISFVKDNENCFYRNCLKGHITSSALVVNQNFTKILLTYHAKLNKWLQLGGHCDGESIVYQSALREAKEESGLKSIDFIDIENFPNILSDAKIPQPFDIDIHYIPERKNEPGHFHYDIRYLLFSKDENITISEESLDLKWIQINEINFYSNEVSCLRQVEKLKYLIAKLKR
- a CDS encoding Cof-type HAD-IIB family hydrolase translates to MKAVAIDLDGTLLNKKHEVSEFSKNILQQLSNSGIRIILASARPIKSVLKIAAEIGLANYPMIAGNGAIIASATDNILFRASIDADELIKLFQTLKCHDQFNTLTLHIYSDFDWYIPFLTNKAQEEIDIIGFNPTEINKQVLELKNPVQKIMLVGNPVVLVEIKKYIETNLQKVNCVFSKSDSLEINALGVSKFLGVSTYAQLYQFSLSEFIAFGDGDNDELMLKNCGIGVAMANATELAKKGAKFITETNDEDGVAVFLKNYFKLSQY
- the leuS gene encoding leucine--tRNA ligase produces the protein MSYQHKQLEPFWQQHWKNKKIFKTSENLNKPKFYALDMFPYPSSSGLHVGHPMGYTATDIVSRYYRMQGYNVLHPMGWDAFGLPAEQHAIDTGEHPSKVTYRSIENFKKQLQSLGFSYDWDKEIATCDPNFYHWTQWIFTLLHKKGLAYQAEVFVNWCPALKTVLANEEVIDGKSERGNHPVFRIPMKQWMLKITSYAERLLADLDKLDWPESTKEIQRNWIKKSVGAKVYFTIKDFPEDKIEVFTTRPDTLFGATYMVIAPEHPLVKKLTTATQKSKVTEYCEASSRKSDLDRTELNKEKTGVFTGSFAINPVTNEPIEIWISDYVLMGYGSGAIMAVPAHDVRDHEFAKKFNLKIRQVISADNLKIDINNEAYTGDGFLIHSDFLNNLSVDEAKEKIISHLTKHNIGEKSITYKLRDWIFSRQRYWGEPIPILKDSKGNIIRTLNDNELPLTLPEVSSYEPTGDGKSPLSAITSWVQRSNEKGETEFIETDTMPGSAGSSWYFLRYIDPFNSNSIGDFNKLKYWMPVDLYIGGQEHAVGHLLYSRFWTKVLYDAGVCPVDEPFQKLVHQGMICRDGAKMSKSKGNGINPDEVVEQYGADTLRVYEMFMGPLTQTKDWDDSNLAGIHRFLSRIERFYLNDEGKSLLNEEPASLEDKKILHKTIKKVTEDIQNLSFNTSIAQMMIFLNNVADSQCKNKELLGQFLKILCPFAPHLAEDLWYKCILDEKISPNNEEYPFLSLSTWPAYDEALTIDNEVKIGVQINGKHRGEILINLNASQDEAVQAAMNNANVKATLEGKTIKKTIYVANRILNFVVV
- a CDS encoding DUF1003 domain-containing protein — encoded protein: MRLSKDKLDSLCKIRDKSGSRFYEFSTSWWALFFFFILVSGCVLWNQLIPFENLKFDPYPFNGLRTVLALMGAIQTPLLLLYSRKSTDYRKHLLEQDFELEKKIFKKIEIMEREMRNNHNEYLHELKYFSKMNKKMNRKRNAIKLEQVTDKKDFISLEQTQRDSLQAKKTEKNENMTA
- a CDS encoding APC family permease, which codes for MNKVTRMNLLFLSLGSIIGSGWLYGAFYTAKAAGNSGILSWILGGIMCGIIALSYAEVILNKNFNSLSDASELSFGKSGKVLVSLITWIWTALIPPIEVQATVQYASNYFSWIKTNESTFALTPQGYALSFFLMILLFFINIFAINTVGKFNKIITVFKVFIPIFVACIFIFVIFNNPTNAIRNLSTDLFSSGISGMLSAISGCGIAFSFIGFQTAIFLANETDNPQKNVPFAVFGSILIACFVYVLIQISFNLSLPNEYIANGWANIKFAGDAGPIAGLLAIFGFASISVLLYADAIVSPFGTGLSYKISASRVLGNIAENRFLPFFISAKNRFGSPYIANIINLLIGLVFISLVSGWQNMIAILCALIILTMAYVPIYVIFSRSASNFSSNFKVKHFNLISFFSFYFSNIMLLWCGTLALKYTIIIFYVFFIGTLIIDIVKKSFKFNFIYHIFLPFHLSAIGIFAYFKSQNESIYFDLISQFVFSLLLICLVKYFAVKDVKKSHPKVANVVN